One region of Peribacillus simplex genomic DNA includes:
- a CDS encoding glycoside hydrolase family 32 protein has protein sequence MVISTGILIHSFYKTKEANQPNKVEKHSYRAAYHFTSPDHWKNDPQKPVYYEGNYHYFYLYNGDYPDGNGTEWRHATSKDLIHWNDEGIAIPKYTNQNGDPWTGSVVIDTDNTAGFGKEAFVAIATQPSKDGQKQEQFLWYSTDKGNTFTSYSDEPIMKNPGTKDFRDPKIIWDNTNQKWVMTLAEGSKIGFYESNNLKDWRYTSSFSTKNIGVLECPDLYQIRADEGTVKWVLGVSANGKSAGKPNTYAYWTGTFNGTEFLLDNHEPQWLDYGFDWYGGVSFEDGKASDKLDKRYALAWMNNWAYANNTPTLKEGFNGMDSIVRQIELKREGENKYYLSSQPSEALKELTSSTNSFNKIEVDGSETLDVKGDAYQIEADLSWSDFKNAGFRLRESDDQKRHVDVGISAEGNYSYVNRVFTDQPDETNQFVESTAPFDVSKKKVHLKILVDKTSIEVFVDDGKAAYSNLIFPHAEDKGITLFSEGGKAIFKNMKVTHFDPIN, from the coding sequence ATGGTTATTAGCACAGGAATTTTGATTCATTCATTTTATAAAACAAAAGAAGCTAATCAGCCAAATAAGGTAGAAAAGCACTCTTACCGGGCTGCCTATCATTTTACTTCTCCTGATCATTGGAAAAACGATCCACAGAAGCCCGTTTACTATGAAGGAAATTATCATTATTTTTACCTCTATAATGGAGATTACCCGGATGGCAATGGTACAGAATGGCGACATGCCACCTCTAAAGATTTGATTCACTGGAATGATGAAGGAATTGCCATTCCAAAATATACGAATCAAAATGGGGATCCATGGACAGGGTCAGTCGTTATAGACACGGATAATACAGCTGGGTTTGGAAAAGAGGCTTTTGTGGCGATCGCAACACAACCTTCTAAGGATGGCCAGAAACAAGAACAATTTCTATGGTACAGTACGGACAAAGGAAATACGTTTACCTCTTACAGTGACGAGCCTATTATGAAAAATCCAGGAACGAAGGATTTTAGAGATCCAAAAATCATCTGGGATAACACAAATCAAAAATGGGTCATGACCTTGGCCGAAGGATCGAAAATAGGTTTTTATGAGTCTAATAATCTGAAAGATTGGCGCTATACGAGCAGCTTTTCCACTAAGAACATTGGAGTTTTAGAGTGCCCTGACCTTTACCAGATCCGCGCTGATGAAGGGACAGTAAAGTGGGTGCTGGGCGTCAGTGCAAACGGAAAATCAGCAGGGAAACCCAACACCTATGCATACTGGACAGGAACGTTTAATGGAACAGAATTTCTTCTAGATAACCATGAACCCCAATGGCTAGACTACGGTTTCGATTGGTATGGCGGAGTATCGTTTGAAGATGGCAAGGCAAGTGACAAATTAGACAAACGCTATGCCCTCGCTTGGATGAATAACTGGGCCTACGCCAACAATACGCCGACATTAAAAGAAGGGTTTAACGGAATGGATTCGATCGTCCGTCAAATTGAACTAAAGCGTGAAGGAGAGAACAAGTATTATCTTTCTTCACAGCCTTCAGAAGCATTAAAAGAATTGACAAGCTCAACGAATTCTTTTAATAAAATCGAAGTGGATGGCTCGGAAACACTTGATGTTAAAGGAGATGCCTATCAAATAGAGGCGGATCTCTCATGGTCGGATTTTAAGAATGCAGGATTTAGGCTCAGGGAGTCAGATGATCAAAAACGCCACGTTGACGTAGGCATTTCTGCAGAAGGAAATTACTCTTATGTCAATCGGGTATTCACAGATCAACCTGACGAAACGAATCAGTTCGTTGAAAGTACTGCACCATTTGATGTCAGTAAGAAGAAGGTTCATTTAAAGATTCTCGTCGATAAAACGAGTATTGAAGTTTTTGTG